One Myxosarcina sp. GI1 genomic window carries:
- a CDS encoding D-glycerate dehydrogenase — protein MTRPTVLVTRKLPQAVEERLIKDYQPLLNKEDRPLATEQLLSDSKKADALIITGQNHLSEETIAQLPERLKAIATFSVGYDHIDLEAAEKRGFAVINTPGVLTDATADVTWLLLLAAARRAHEGEQLIRQGKWSDPRPTQLLGTEVTGKRLGILGMGRIGRAVAKRAKAFDMEVHYCNRHRLSSEQEAGAIFHDTPEDLLGVSDFLSFHCPATPETENFLNARRIELLPDGAIIVNAARGSLIVDEDLIAALRSRRIFAAGLDVFEGEPNLNPTYRSLPNVFLLPHLGSATVETRTQMGFLILDNLDAVFAGKQPPNNLVS, from the coding sequence ATGACTCGACCGACAGTATTAGTAACGCGGAAACTACCACAAGCTGTAGAAGAGCGTTTGATAAAAGATTATCAGCCTTTACTCAATAAAGAAGATCGCCCTCTTGCTACGGAACAATTATTGTCAGACAGCAAAAAAGCAGACGCTTTAATAATTACAGGTCAAAATCATTTGAGCGAAGAAACAATTGCTCAACTACCCGAACGCCTAAAAGCGATCGCTACTTTTTCTGTAGGATACGACCATATCGACCTGGAAGCAGCCGAAAAGCGTGGTTTTGCCGTAATCAATACTCCTGGAGTTTTAACCGATGCTACTGCCGATGTAACCTGGTTATTACTTCTCGCTGCTGCACGTCGCGCTCATGAAGGAGAACAGCTTATAAGACAGGGGAAGTGGAGCGATCCTCGCCCTACTCAGTTACTCGGCACTGAGGTTACGGGAAAACGTCTGGGTATATTAGGCATGGGTCGCATTGGTAGAGCGGTTGCCAAAAGAGCCAAAGCTTTCGATATGGAAGTTCACTATTGCAATCGCCATCGGCTTAGTTCGGAACAGGAGGCGGGAGCAATTTTTCACGATACTCCAGAAGATTTGCTTGGGGTAAGCGACTTCTTGTCTTTCCACTGTCCTGCTACCCCCGAAACCGAAAACTTTTTGAACGCCAGACGGATCGAACTACTACCCGACGGAGCAATTATTGTTAATGCCGCTCGTGGCAGTTTAATAGTAGATGAAGACTTAATTGCCGCCCTGCGATCGCGCAGAATTTTTGCTGCTGGCTTAGATGTCTTTGAAGGAGAACCCAATCTCAATCCTACTTATCGATCTTTACCCAATGTGTTTTTGTTACCCCATCTTGGTAGTGCTACGGTAGAAACTCGCACACAGATGGGATTTTTAATACTAGACAATTTAGATGCTGTCTTTGCAGGCAAACAGCCTCCTAATAATTTAGTTAGTTAA
- a CDS encoding histidine kinase, with the protein MFFQLLLFVDERPSSLNNIRQITAHLENLKPNIDFKLDVIEINRQPHLVEHFKLVATPALVKITPAPRQTLTGSNLVEQLKQWLPKWMSLKRAVTEEDRLKLEQTNTDFFNCSIEVIELSDEIFRLKQEKEELASQLRFKDQIIAMLAHDLRSPLTAASIAVETIELADRQQQSDKSIKLKSQLFKQAKQQFKIANSMIADLLQSSRDLNGKLKVKPSQFDIRLLCEEANTQLQKRFRQKSQVFKLDIPQDLPLVHGDRELIRQLIINLLDNAIKYTPEAGEVSLSVLHRTSQKIQVSICDTGAGIPAEKQETIFEGSFRLKRDENEEGYGLGLAWCRQIVRAHYGQIWVDSSCDRGSSFHFMLPVYK; encoded by the coding sequence GTGTTTTTTCAATTACTGTTATTTGTAGACGAACGACCTTCATCATTAAACAATATTCGGCAAATTACAGCCCATTTAGAAAATTTGAAACCGAATATTGATTTTAAGTTAGATGTTATTGAAATTAATCGACAACCTCATTTAGTCGAACATTTTAAATTAGTAGCTACTCCAGCTTTAGTTAAGATTACTCCCGCGCCCAGACAAACTCTGACGGGAAGTAACTTAGTGGAGCAGCTAAAGCAATGGTTGCCCAAATGGATGTCGCTCAAGCGTGCGGTTACGGAAGAAGACCGCTTAAAATTAGAGCAAACGAATACCGATTTTTTCAATTGCTCCATTGAAGTAATAGAACTTTCTGACGAAATTTTTCGTTTAAAACAGGAAAAAGAAGAACTCGCTTCGCAATTGCGTTTTAAGGATCAAATCATTGCAATGTTGGCACACGATTTACGTAGTCCACTTACCGCAGCTTCAATTGCTGTGGAGACTATCGAACTAGCCGACCGACAACAGCAAAGCGATAAAAGCATCAAATTAAAATCGCAACTGTTTAAGCAGGCAAAACAGCAGTTTAAAATTGCCAACTCTATGATTGCCGATTTGCTTCAAAGCTCGCGCGACCTGAACGGAAAATTAAAAGTAAAACCCTCTCAGTTTGACATCAGGCTATTATGCGAAGAAGCCAATACTCAGCTACAAAAACGTTTCAGACAAAAATCGCAGGTTTTTAAGTTAGATATCCCTCAAGATTTACCTTTAGTTCATGGCGATCGCGAGCTAATTCGTCAGCTAATTATCAATCTGTTAGATAACGCTATCAAATACACTCCAGAAGCAGGAGAAGTTTCTTTGTCTGTTTTACATCGCACTAGCCAAAAAATTCAGGTTAGCATTTGCGATACTGGTGCGGGAATTCCCGCAGAAAAACAAGAGACTATTTTTGAAGGTAGCTTTCGTCTCAAACGCGACGAAAATGAAGAAGGATATGGTTTGGGTTTAGCTTGGTGTCGCCAAATCGTTCGCGCTCACTACGGACAAATTTGGGTTGATAGTTCTTGCGATCGCGGTAGTAGTTTTCACTTTATGCTGCCAGTCTATAAATAA
- a CDS encoding aspartyl protease family protein — MILSQNSSFQTGRGLSVEVLALLDTGASVNVLPYSLGLELGAVWEEQTTSVTLAGNLASVEAKGLLLSAKIANFEPVRLVFAWSQSDDTPLLLGRMNFFLEFDVCFYRSQLLFEVCPKS, encoded by the coding sequence TTGATTTTGAGCCAAAACTCCAGTTTTCAAACTGGACGGGGTTTATCAGTAGAAGTTCTAGCATTACTAGATACTGGAGCAAGCGTCAATGTATTGCCTTATAGTCTTGGACTTGAGCTTGGTGCTGTTTGGGAAGAACAGACAACTTCAGTGACTTTAGCTGGTAATTTAGCATCAGTTGAAGCCAAAGGTTTACTATTGTCTGCCAAAATTGCCAATTTTGAGCCAGTTAGGTTGGTTTTTGCCTGGAGTCAATCGGACGATACACCACTATTACTCGGTCGAATGAATTTTTTCCTTGAATTTGATGTTTGTTTTTATCGTTCGCAATTACTATTTGAAGTTTGTCCCAAATCTTGA
- a CDS encoding glycoside hydrolase family 57 protein: MALGYLALVLHAHLPFVRHPESDYVLEEEWLFEAITETYVPLLQVFEGLQQDGIDFKITMSMTPPLVSMLRDPLLQERYEAHLALLEELVAKEIKHNQHNGHIRYLAEFYANSFAKIRQTWEKYDRDLVTGFKKFLDSNNLDIITCGATHGYLPLMKMYPQAVWSQIKVACEHYEENFGRPPKGIWLPECAYYEGLERMLADAGLRYFLTDGHGILYARPRPRFGSYAPIFTETGVAAFGRDHESSQQVWSSKVGYPGDVEYREFYKDLGWEAEYEYIKPYIMPNGQRKNTGIKYHKITSRDGGLSEKALYDPYWAREKAAEHAGNFMYNREKQIQNLEGMLQRPPIVVSPYDAELFGHWWYEGPWFIDYLFRKSWYDQNTYDMTHLSDYLRQQPTQQVCRPSQSSWGYKGFHEYWLNETNAWVYPHLHKATERMIELGRREPADELEWRALNQAARELLLAQSSDWAFIMRTGTMVPYAIRRTRSHLLRFNKLYQDINRGKIDSGWLEKVEKIDNIFPNINYRTYRPL; this comes from the coding sequence ATGGCTCTTGGTTACCTTGCCCTCGTACTTCACGCTCATCTACCGTTTGTAAGACATCCAGAGAGCGACTATGTTTTAGAAGAGGAATGGCTGTTTGAAGCCATTACCGAAACCTACGTTCCTTTGTTGCAAGTGTTTGAAGGCTTACAGCAAGATGGAATCGACTTTAAAATTACCATGAGCATGACACCGCCTTTGGTGTCAATGCTGCGCGACCCGCTTCTACAAGAGCGTTATGAAGCTCATCTGGCTTTACTTGAAGAGCTAGTTGCCAAAGAAATTAAGCACAATCAGCACAACGGTCATATACGCTATCTAGCAGAATTTTACGCCAATTCTTTTGCTAAAATTCGTCAAACCTGGGAGAAATATGACCGTGATTTAGTAACGGGATTCAAAAAATTTCTCGATAGCAATAATTTAGACATCATTACCTGCGGTGCGACTCACGGCTATCTTCCTTTAATGAAGATGTATCCCCAAGCTGTATGGTCGCAAATCAAAGTCGCTTGCGAACATTACGAAGAAAACTTTGGTCGTCCTCCTAAAGGAATTTGGCTACCAGAATGTGCTTATTATGAGGGATTAGAAAGAATGCTAGCCGATGCTGGTTTGCGTTACTTTTTAACTGACGGACACGGTATTTTATACGCTCGTCCTCGTCCTCGTTTTGGTTCTTATGCTCCCATCTTCACCGAAACTGGAGTGGCAGCTTTTGGGCGAGACCACGAATCATCCCAGCAAGTTTGGTCTTCTAAAGTTGGTTATCCAGGAGATGTAGAATATCGCGAATTCTATAAAGATTTAGGTTGGGAAGCAGAATACGAATATATCAAACCCTACATTATGCCCAATGGACAACGAAAAAATACGGGCATTAAATATCATAAGATTACCAGTCGCGACGGAGGGTTGTCAGAAAAAGCTCTCTACGATCCTTATTGGGCGAGAGAAAAAGCTGCCGAACATGCAGGCAACTTTATGTACAATCGGGAAAAACAGATTCAAAATTTAGAAGGGATGCTACAGCGTCCGCCAATTGTTGTCTCTCCTTACGACGCAGAATTGTTTGGTCATTGGTGGTATGAAGGTCCTTGGTTTATCGATTATTTATTCCGTAAGAGTTGGTACGACCAAAATACCTATGACATGACTCATTTGTCTGACTATTTGCGTCAACAGCCCACACAACAGGTTTGCCGTCCATCACAATCTAGCTGGGGTTACAAAGGATTCCACGAATATTGGTTGAACGAAACCAATGCTTGGGTATATCCTCACTTACATAAAGCTACAGAACGAATGATTGAGTTGGGTAGACGCGAACCTGCTGACGAATTAGAATGGCGTGCTTTGAATCAGGCGGCGCGAGAACTGTTGCTGGCGCAGTCTTCTGACTGGGCATTTATCATGCGTACGGGAACTATGGTACCTTATGCTATAAGACGGACGCGATCGCATTTACTTCGTTTTAATAAACTATATCAAGATATCAATCGAGGCAAAATAGACTCTGGGTGGCTAGAAAAAGTCGAAAAAATCGACAATATTTTCCCCAATATTAACTATCGAACTTATCGACCTCTTTAA
- a CDS encoding alr0857 family protein — translation MLKTTYTENGYYLNYLNESLSDWLNTRYLVYLRATVSIYVHKNAIASIMLPRNLFHISLLKALQAESQNVYEITICDEEFIEVSLKGIWLANHEVSDEGIFVCDLGNRVESCIYQIWQESQLGVSVLGE, via the coding sequence ATGTTAAAAACTACTTATACAGAAAACGGTTACTACCTAAACTATTTGAACGAATCTTTGTCTGATTGGTTAAATACCAGGTATTTAGTTTATTTGCGAGCAACAGTTAGCATTTATGTCCACAAAAATGCGATTGCCAGTATTATGCTACCTCGCAATTTATTTCACATCAGTCTTCTTAAAGCTTTACAAGCTGAAAGCCAAAACGTTTACGAGATTACAATTTGCGATGAAGAATTTATAGAAGTTTCTTTGAAAGGTATTTGGTTAGCTAACCACGAAGTCAGTGATGAAGGAATTTTTGTTTGTGACTTAGGCAACCGTGTAGAAAGCTGTATATATCAAATATGGCAAGAGTCGCAACTAGGAGTTTCCGTATTAGGTGAATAG
- a CDS encoding helix-turn-helix domain-containing protein, with protein sequence MLKVDYARWNQSKELLRTEALAAKHPRTRERLMALYEISEGKSATKVGEQTRRNPQTVMEWVHRYNQEGLKAVEYQRTGGRNPFFPKRCEKI encoded by the coding sequence ATGTTAAAAGTAGATTACGCTCGTTGGAATCAAAGCAAAGAGTTATTAAGAACAGAGGCATTGGCTGCCAAACATCCTCGAACAAGAGAGAGACTGATGGCATTGTATGAAATTAGTGAAGGGAAAAGTGCTACAAAGGTAGGGGAACAAACCCGAAGAAATCCCCAAACAGTAATGGAATGGGTGCATCGTTATAATCAAGAAGGTCTCAAAGCCGTCGAGTATCAAAGAACGGGAGGAAGAAACCCTTTTTTTCCGAAACGGTGCGAAAAGATTTAG
- a CDS encoding IS630 family transposase produces the protein MRKDLGNQIQKALLRSALAPQERGRKSQGFPRWTLKRFVHWLKQKWKINCCRETVRKTLKQMGFSWKKAKKLLNKGNTAKRAEFVEQITELLEDALHQKRLIIYIDEAHIHLDTDEGYGWSIRGERFWVSSSSPGRKKVSFYGVYLYNQAQTRIFPYEKAEKINTIDVLKKLRVEFPQQQITVVWDGAPYHRAKVVTEAASAMDIHLLQLPGYSPDFMPVEHLWQWLREDITYHVCYDQQQELISAVADFQHLINTTPLFLSDRLWVKKHLDPEEEKLRFSK, from the coding sequence GTGCGAAAAGATTTAGGGAATCAAATCCAGAAAGCTCTTTTAAGGTCAGCATTAGCACCACAAGAAAGAGGGAGGAAATCTCAAGGGTTTCCACGTTGGACGTTAAAAAGATTCGTCCACTGGCTGAAACAGAAGTGGAAGATAAATTGTTGTCGAGAGACAGTCAGAAAAACTCTTAAGCAGATGGGTTTTTCCTGGAAGAAAGCGAAGAAGTTGCTTAATAAAGGCAATACCGCCAAAAGAGCTGAATTTGTCGAACAAATTACTGAATTATTAGAGGATGCACTTCATCAAAAGCGATTAATTATCTATATTGATGAAGCCCATATACATTTAGATACCGATGAAGGTTACGGTTGGTCAATTCGGGGAGAAAGGTTTTGGGTCAGCTCTAGTTCTCCTGGAAGAAAGAAAGTCTCTTTTTATGGTGTTTACCTCTATAATCAGGCGCAAACCAGAATTTTTCCTTATGAGAAAGCAGAGAAAATTAATACCATTGATGTTCTCAAAAAGTTGCGAGTCGAATTTCCCCAGCAACAAATAACTGTGGTTTGGGATGGCGCACCATATCATCGTGCTAAAGTGGTCACCGAGGCAGCATCAGCAATGGACATCCATCTTCTACAATTACCTGGCTATAGCCCAGATTTTATGCCTGTCGAACATCTTTGGCAATGGCTCAGAGAAGACATAACTTATCATGTTTGTTATGACCAACAACAAGAGTTAATTTCTGCTGTTGCTGATTTTCAGCATCTAATTAATACTACTCCACTGTTTTTAAGCGATCGCTTGTGGGTTAAAAAACACCTCGATCCAGAAGAAGAAAAACTACGGTTTTCAAAGTAG
- a CDS encoding iron-sulfur cluster assembly accessory protein, which yields MVEATKTPSKGIQLTDTALKHIRMLQEQQGNKELCLRVGVRQGGCSGMSYMMDFEEIDKIRDSDEVFDYEDGFKIVCDPKSILYLYGLVLDYSNAMIGGGFQFTNPNAAQTCGCGKSFGV from the coding sequence ATGGTAGAAGCAACTAAAACCCCCTCTAAAGGCATTCAATTGACCGATACTGCTCTCAAGCATATTAGAATGCTGCAAGAACAACAGGGCAACAAAGAACTTTGCTTGCGCGTGGGAGTCCGTCAAGGAGGTTGTTCGGGAATGTCTTACATGATGGATTTTGAAGAAATAGATAAAATTCGCGATAGTGACGAAGTATTTGATTATGAAGATGGCTTCAAAATTGTCTGCGATCCTAAGAGTATTTTGTATCTTTACGGTTTAGTTCTCGATTATAGCAATGCCATGATTGGTGGCGGCTTTCAATTTACTAACCCCAACGCTGCTCAAACCTGTGGTTGCGGTAAGTCATTTGGCGTGTAA
- the ppc gene encoding phosphoenolpyruvate carboxylase: MSTVLQTSQTSRSTIDPISPSHIVLRHRQRLVEDLWERVLHSECGKEMVDLLQKMRTLSSPEGQATDLPQSSVTQLIEKLSLEDAIQAARAFALYFQLTNIVEQHYERKEQQLSRRTINNQLRSETNGNSDRLNVLAAANETLPIVSEAELRGENSLIDSQNHFFNKSATFNWLFPYLKKINMPPLMLQRLLDQLDIRLVFTAHPTEIVRHTIRKKQRRISSILQQLDAAEEAMEEMGLSNSWESEEAIARLTEEIRLWWRTDELHQFKPKVLDEVDYALHYFQEVLFDALPQLATRLKQSLASSFPGLDAPTHNFCYFGSWVGSDRDGNPFVTPEVTWETACYQRSIVLEKYVKSVEQLRELLSLSLHWSNVLPELLDSLEQDRLQLPEIYERLAIRYRQEPYRLKLTYIEQRLKNTKERNQLLAQSFNKPFKSELEDERAYLSGAEFLAELKLIQQSLAETSLSCRELDNLICQVEVYGFTLTELDFRQDSSRHSDAISEITEYLQILPKPYEELSEEEKSAWLVRELQTRRPLIPAEMPFSETACETIETLRMLRQLQQEFGTSICQTYIISMTNFVSDVLEVMLLAQEAGLYDPATGRTSVRIVPLFETVEDLKRAPSVMRELFELPLYRAALAGGYQNLPQTKPSEGEIDIPSLEPTNLQEVMLGYSDSNKDSGFLSSNWEIHKAQKALQKVASEYGVALRIFHGRGGSVGRGGGPAYSAVLAQPTDTIQGRIKITEQGEVLASKYSLPELALYNLETITTAVIQSSLLGSGFDRVEPWHEVMEELAARSRTVYRALIYEQPDFVDFFHSVTPIDVIGKLQIGSRPSKRPGKGGGKKKDMSGLRAIPWVFSWTQSRFLLPAWYGVGSALQEFLNQEPEKNLDLLQYFYFKWPFFRMVISKVEMTLAKVDLQIAEHYVNKLSLPEDLERFKKLFDQISQEYYLTRDLILTIVGQQRLLDGDPELQRSVQLRNGTIVPLGFLQVALIERLREHDRSQAVHFRFSKEELLRGAMLTINGIAAGMRNTG, translated from the coding sequence ATGAGTACGGTTTTACAAACTTCACAAACTTCTCGATCGACAATCGATCCTATTTCTCCCTCACATATAGTTTTACGCCATCGTCAAAGATTAGTAGAAGATTTGTGGGAAAGAGTATTGCATTCAGAATGCGGTAAAGAGATGGTAGATTTGTTGCAGAAAATGCGTACTCTTTCTTCTCCCGAGGGACAAGCTACAGATTTACCTCAATCTTCTGTTACCCAACTAATTGAAAAACTGTCTCTTGAAGATGCAATTCAGGCTGCACGCGCCTTTGCTCTCTATTTTCAGTTGACTAATATTGTCGAACAGCATTACGAACGCAAAGAGCAGCAACTTTCACGACGTACTATTAATAATCAGCTACGTTCTGAGACTAATGGCAATAGCGATCGCTTGAATGTGTTAGCGGCAGCCAACGAAACTTTACCAATAGTTTCAGAAGCAGAACTTCGCGGCGAAAATAGCTTAATTGATTCGCAAAATCACTTTTTCAACAAGTCAGCGACTTTCAACTGGTTATTCCCCTATCTAAAAAAGATTAATATGCCGCCTTTGATGTTGCAAAGGCTTTTAGACCAGTTGGACATTAGATTGGTATTTACAGCCCATCCGACTGAGATCGTACGCCACACGATTCGTAAAAAACAGCGACGCATTTCTAGTATTTTGCAACAGCTAGATGCAGCCGAAGAGGCGATGGAAGAAATGGGCTTGAGTAATTCGTGGGAGAGCGAAGAAGCGATCGCGCGACTAACTGAAGAAATTCGTCTGTGGTGGCGCACCGACGAACTGCATCAGTTTAAGCCTAAAGTTTTAGATGAAGTAGACTATGCCCTGCATTATTTCCAAGAAGTTTTGTTTGATGCTCTACCTCAACTGGCGACTCGTCTCAAACAGTCTCTGGCTAGTTCTTTTCCCGGGCTGGATGCCCCCACCCACAATTTTTGCTACTTTGGCTCCTGGGTAGGTAGCGATCGCGACGGTAATCCGTTTGTAACACCAGAAGTAACCTGGGAAACTGCTTGTTATCAAAGAAGTATCGTTTTAGAAAAATATGTTAAGTCGGTCGAGCAGCTGAGAGAATTACTCAGCTTATCGCTACACTGGAGCAATGTTTTACCAGAGCTACTCGATTCTCTAGAACAAGATCGGCTTCAGTTACCAGAAATTTACGAACGCTTGGCAATTCGCTACCGTCAAGAACCCTATCGTCTCAAACTTACCTATATCGAGCAGAGATTAAAAAATACCAAAGAGCGCAATCAGTTGTTAGCTCAAAGTTTTAACAAACCATTTAAATCCGAACTAGAGGATGAAAGAGCTTATCTTTCGGGTGCCGAGTTTTTAGCCGAACTCAAACTAATTCAGCAAAGCCTGGCCGAAACTAGCCTTAGCTGTCGCGAACTGGATAATTTAATTTGTCAGGTAGAGGTTTATGGCTTTACCCTAACCGAATTAGATTTTCGTCAAGACTCTTCTCGCCACTCCGATGCCATTTCAGAAATAACCGAATATTTACAAATTTTACCCAAACCTTATGAGGAGCTATCGGAAGAGGAAAAGTCAGCGTGGTTGGTTAGAGAGCTGCAAACCCGTCGCCCTCTAATTCCTGCTGAAATGCCTTTTTCGGAAACTGCTTGCGAGACTATTGAGACACTGCGAATGCTGCGTCAGCTACAGCAAGAATTTGGCACCAGCATTTGCCAGACTTACATTATTAGCATGACCAACTTTGTGAGCGATGTTTTAGAGGTAATGCTACTGGCTCAAGAGGCGGGACTGTACGATCCCGCTACAGGAAGAACTTCGGTAAGAATTGTACCTCTGTTTGAAACCGTAGAAGACCTCAAACGCGCTCCTTCAGTAATGCGAGAGTTATTCGAGCTACCCCTGTATCGTGCCGCTCTAGCAGGAGGATATCAAAATTTACCGCAGACCAAACCCTCAGAAGGTGAAATTGATATTCCCTCTTTAGAGCCTACCAATTTACAAGAGGTGATGTTAGGCTACTCCGACAGCAACAAAGATTCGGGTTTTTTAAGCAGCAATTGGGAAATTCATAAAGCGCAAAAAGCCTTACAAAAAGTTGCTTCAGAATACGGTGTCGCTCTACGAATTTTTCACGGTCGCGGCGGTTCGGTCGGTCGCGGTGGTGGTCCTGCATACTCAGCAGTTTTAGCGCAGCCTACAGATACCATTCAAGGCAGAATTAAAATTACCGAACAGGGTGAAGTCCTAGCCTCTAAATACTCTTTACCAGAACTAGCACTTTATAATCTAGAAACTATTACTACTGCAGTAATTCAATCGAGTTTATTGGGTAGTGGTTTCGATCGCGTCGAACCCTGGCATGAAGTTATGGAAGAATTGGCAGCCAGGTCGCGCACCGTATATAGGGCTTTAATTTACGAACAGCCAGATTTTGTCGATTTCTTCCACTCCGTAACTCCAATTGACGTAATTGGTAAGTTACAAATTGGTTCTCGTCCTTCCAAACGTCCTGGTAAAGGTGGTGGCAAGAAAAAAGATATGAGCGGTCTGCGAGCTATTCCCTGGGTGTTTAGCTGGACGCAAAGCCGCTTTTTACTACCAGCCTGGTACGGTGTCGGCTCGGCACTACAGGAATTTCTAAACCAAGAGCCAGAGAAAAATCTCGATTTGCTACAGTATTTTTACTTTAAATGGCCCTTCTTTAGAATGGTCATCTCTAAGGTAGAAATGACGCTGGCAAAAGTCGATTTGCAAATTGCCGAGCATTATGTTAACAAATTATCGCTTCCAGAAGATTTAGAGCGGTTTAAAAAATTGTTCGACCAAATTTCTCAAGAATACTATTTAACTAGAGATTTGATTTTAACAATTGTGGGTCAACAGCGTTTGCTCGATGGCGATCCCGAACTACAGCGATCGGTACAGTTGCGCAATGGTACAATTGTACCGTTAGGATTCTTACAGGTAGCACTAATCGAGCGATTGCGCGAACACGATCGCTCTCAAGCCGTTCATTTTCGCTTTAGTAAAGAAGAGTTACTGCGCGGGGCGATGTTAACCATCAACGGTATTGCCGCTGGCATGCGTAACACGGGCTAA
- a CDS encoding GFA family protein, producing MSESNVAKGNCLCKAVSVSMTSMNPHVAACHCNMCRKWGGGALLAVECSNDVSFSGEENIGVYQSSEWAERGFCKQCGSHLFYRFKQNCQYYIPAGIFDNEKELILEHQVFIDEKPEYYSFANKTKNMTGEEVFAQFAPPSAT from the coding sequence ATGTCTGAATCAAATGTTGCTAAGGGTAATTGCCTCTGCAAAGCAGTAAGCGTTTCTATGACTAGCATGAATCCTCATGTAGCGGCGTGTCACTGCAATATGTGTCGTAAATGGGGTGGAGGAGCTTTGTTGGCAGTAGAGTGTAGCAATGACGTTAGCTTCTCTGGTGAAGAAAATATTGGGGTTTACCAGTCTTCAGAATGGGCAGAACGCGGATTCTGCAAGCAGTGTGGCAGCCATTTATTTTATAGGTTCAAACAAAACTGTCAATACTATATACCAGCAGGTATTTTTGATAATGAAAAAGAACTTATTTTAGAGCATCAGGTTTTTATCGACGAAAAGCCAGAATACTACTCTTTTGCCAACAAAACTAAAAACATGACGGGCGAAGAAGTATTTGCCCAATTTGCGCCTCCATCGGCAACGTAA